In the genome of Gammaproteobacteria bacterium, one region contains:
- a CDS encoding PEP-CTERM sorting domain-containing protein (PEP-CTERM proteins occur, often in large numbers, in the proteomes of bacteria that also encode an exosortase, a predicted intramembrane cysteine proteinase. The presence of a PEP-CTERM domain at a protein's C-terminus predicts cleavage within the sorting domain, followed by covalent anchoring to some some component of the (usually Gram-negative) cell surface. Many PEP-CTERM proteins exhibit an unusual sequence composition that includes large numbers of potential glycosylation sites. Expression of one such protein has been shown restore the ability of a bacterium to form floc, a type of biofilm.), translating into MKNIVLAFILALPLQLHASTLPFINELHYDNGGTDVGEGVEIAGASGTVLDGWSLLFYNGSTGTIYRTLNLSGTIIDQGTGYGTLAFETGALQNGAPDGIALVDSNGSVQQFLSYEGSFFALEGAAIGLRSTDIGIAESSDTPADWSLQLAGTGNAYEAFTWIATGNTFGQVNAGQSFTVVPVPASLPLLAGGLATLLRRKRCRNA; encoded by the coding sequence ATGAAAAACATCGTACTCGCTTTTATCCTGGCGCTGCCGCTGCAACTGCATGCGTCGACTCTGCCTTTTATCAATGAGCTGCACTACGACAATGGCGGAACCGATGTCGGCGAAGGCGTCGAAATTGCCGGGGCCTCGGGTACCGTCCTCGACGGCTGGTCGCTGCTGTTCTACAACGGCAGTACCGGCACCATCTACCGCACCCTCAACCTGAGCGGCACCATAATCGACCAGGGCACCGGCTACGGCACGCTCGCCTTTGAGACCGGCGCGCTGCAAAACGGTGCGCCCGACGGCATCGCGCTGGTCGACAGCAACGGTTCGGTACAACAGTTTCTCAGCTACGAAGGTAGTTTCTTCGCACTCGAGGGCGCCGCGATCGGCCTGCGCAGCACCGACATCGGCATCGCCGAATCCTCTGACACACCGGCCGACTGGTCGCTGCAGCTGGCCGGCACCGGCAATGCCTATGAGGCTTTCACCTGGATTGCCACCGGCAACACCTTCGGGCAGGTCAATGCCGGCCAGTCTTTCACCGTGGTGCCGGTGCCGGCCTCGCTGCCGCTCCTGGCCGGCGGGCTGGCGACTCTACTTAGGAGGAAAAGATGCCGAAATGCTTGA